In Marmota flaviventris isolate mMarFla1 chromosome 19, mMarFla1.hap1, whole genome shotgun sequence, the DNA window aactaaaatgtaacaaaatttttaagaaaatttgatGCATAAAAATGTTCCCacaaacttgtttaaaaaaaaaagactattttgaTAAAGTATGGTTCTGATCTCAGATACACTCCCACTCCAGACTTATGTAATACACATATACCAACAAAAACCAGTCAAACTACATCATTTAATCCTTTGCTTAGCTAATTCAGTGATCCAACATTACTTTTACAAttacttaattatatattttttaacaggCGAACCtatcatttttaaacaattttaaattcatCCTTTAAATTATTACTCtgagactagaaaaaaaatctcgaAATTCTGtaagtattttcttatatttcaatAACCAACATAAATATTCAAGTTTACTTTTGCTGTTTGAATAGTTTTACAACCTAGGACTTCATTTGTTAAGTATTTGgtgtttctctcctctctccacacacagacacaagcatatatatgtatgtgtgtatataacgTTATCTATCATCTTTTACCTACCATGTAATTCACAGGCCAAGTCCATGGAAGGAAATGAGTTCACCAACAATTTTGAAAATCCACTCTTTCTAATaaacaaaacttcaaaataaCAAGAGACATGATTGAAATGAACCAAACAACTGCCATAAGCCACATTTTCAGATTGTTTGCTCTCACAGGAAAATGATTCCTTCCTTGTCAGGagtaacttcctttttttttttttttttttggtaccagggattgaactcacaggcacttgaccactgagccatatccccagccctattttatattttgtttagatatattatctcattgagttgcttagtgcctcactattgctgaggctggctttgaacttgcaatcctcctgtctcagtctcccaaaccgctgggattacaggcttgagccaACTCGCCCAGCAGAACATGCTCAGCAAAAATAACTTCCTTTATATACAGTTAAAATGAATCAACTTTGGTCTAAAGCCACTTGTGTAGTTAAAAGATGGCCTGAACATTTTTGGATGTGCAGTGAATTACAACCTAACTTGATGTGTTGAATACTCTGCAACCTACTCATGTAAAAAGTACCTGTCTGGAAACCAGAAGTGGCCACCTGATCAAAACTGGAAATGAGATATAAGCAATCAGATCAGGCTGTCTCTTGTACCTCACTTCCTTTTCTGTATGTTGCTGCCTTTTCTTTGGCTATAAATACAACCTGTTGTGTAGTGGGAAAGAGCTTCTTGAAACATTTTTGGTCCTGACTGCTGCCTAATTCAAGAACTGGAAATAAAGCCAATTAGCAACAGCAAAGCTAGATTTGTTGAAATAGTCTCTTTTCACAATACTCTtactcttcctcctccccaccaaaaagagttcataaacaagttactctgaaataattatagtcatcattcactttttctttaaatatagtatatacaaACTCACCGATTTGTATATTTGAGGTTTTAAAATccccaaagaaaaattaatttctataaaaGAGGCAAAAATATACACTTACTGTTATTACCATCAGTGTCGAGTAATGACTGCCACTTTGAGTCTGTACTTTCACAATATGAAATGCTGGAATGACAGGTTCTACTGGAttcttctgttttcaaaatgtCAGCAATACAGCTGGAGGAATTAACTAAATTTACCATGCAAGATGTTTTCTCAACAGGCAGAAAATGTGAGTTTGGACTTAAGATGTCATTTTGCCTCTTATCAAGTGACTCTGAATTGGAGTTTGCTTCTAAATTGGAAACCATCTTATCGATTCTCTTATCATTCAAGGTATTTTGAACTACATCACTCAATAAGTCGGGCGGGCAGCAAATAGGTTTTAGATTATAATTCTCTTCCAGTTCAAAAAAAGATCCTTTTACTTTTGTCTGGTATTCAAGATGAGTTTCAGAAGTGTTCTGGGAATCTTCTGCCCTTTGTATAAACAATCTGCTGGGAGAATCTAATGTTCTTCTTGGCTTTTGGTAATGACACACAACTTGTTCATCATTATGTTCCAGTCTGGTTTTTGAATCAACAATTTCTTCTACTGGTTTTACTAAATTCTTAGGAACCACTATACTTTTCTGTGAGAACACTGAATTTTTGTTAGAATTGAGTGAGGAATCAACATTTTCAGAATGTTTACACTTGCCAGTTAAAACCCCAGTACTTAAATTCTGACTACCACTCGGAACATTACTCCCAATTTCTGCTGTTCTCAGAGCTTCAACATTCTTAGACTTATTCAAGATCTCTACTTGCTTCCGGCAACTTGTAGGCATTGTTTTTttggcttttaatattttccgTTTACTTCTATCTGGACTTGCCATCTTTCATATCCTAGAATTTAAGATATCATATTCAAATGCATTTCTCCACTAAGTTtatttacaatattaaaataGTGTTAAAAGACTATCTCTACAGatttaattaattacattttcatctgtcaatgaaaacaaaaaaatgatttcaatatttatttacagTCCAAAAAACAAGTATGAGTTTTCTTTGGCAACATTATAACACCCCATTAATAGAAAGAATCCACATGCCAATCAGTAGCACACTGGAACACTGATGTATAGGATAGTTGCACAGTGAAGTATAATCAACAATAACTGCTCTTTCGTTATATACAATAGTATGAGTTGCAAAACCCTAGAGTTTAAATGAGTTAGACCAGTGTGCACTGTCCAATTTCATCTTAACAAAGATCAAGAACAATTACCGtgttgtgttaaaaaaaaaaaatcaaagtgaataTCGACCAGAAAGAGAACCAGCTAGACCTCTTTAAGTTTTGGGAAAATTTGTTTGTTGATATAGGTGCAGGTTTTATGAATGTGTTCAGTTTGTGAAAATTATCAAACACAATGAGAATTTGTGTACTTTCTTATTATGTAcaacatttaagaaaaagaaaatctgatagTTTGCTCTGAAGCGACTTAAAACACATATCAAAATAATTGTAGACTTGGCTCTACAGCAGAATTAAATATGTCCAAAGCTATTCTTGAATGTGTATGTAATATAAAAGTAAGGTAAAATCTGGGGCagaaaattctaaattaaatgaacaaagatgcaaaaaaagGATAAGGTTGAAAGTAAGGAAAAGGTAGCTTTCTTTACTTCATATAAGGATACAGTCAGATGATACTGTTTCACTCTTGACCCCAATCATTAGCGAAATGCTCTCAAAGAATGCTTTTAGGAAATCTCCCCCTGCCtcacattggggattgaacccacaggcactctatcactgagctacaaccctttttattcttacttagagacagggtttatATCTTCCAGATTACAAATTCTACATTAAGTGGATGGCAACCCAAGAATTACAATCCATCCACACAGCTGAGAGCAATGTCTACCTCCTTTAGATAAgtcaaaatgaaacattttacaCTAAGCAGGGTCATTGTCCCATGCCAGTCTCAAGTTCCCATAGTAAATAAATCTTCACCCCTCAACAACCCTTAAGATAAAGGGATAAATGTCTGAGAGGTACGAATGGGATAGGAatttgagaataaagaaaaagatactgAGTCTCAAATGAAAAACCCATGAACCACTGAGATGCAAAAGTACCTGGGAACAATTGCCCACCCCCTGATCCACATGCCCTTGCCCACACCCTTGTAACACAGGATAAAGCTCAAGTCCAGGGAAAACTGGcatgatattatattgtgtagCTCCACCCTGCATCCACCTCTAGTGTTGGGgtcgtcacagcaaccccaacaACTATCTCTATAACACTGAGGCCACACACCACAGAGTTGCTCTCTCCCCCTTTGGAGAGAGCaaacattctcccttgaatatctACTCcttgaccccttgcctcatttgctCTCCCCCTTTGGAGAGAGCAAACATTCTCTCTTGAATATCTACTCCTTGCTTTACCCTAAAGGCATATCCTGGGACTTCcctcattctcccttgaatatagACCTACTTTCTTAAATAAACTGTTGTCTATGcctttataaacaaataaatgaatgaataaacacataaatggCACTATTGTATTAGGTAATAGagaaattaacataaaaacaattgaaaaaagtaaaacaaaacaataacagtGAATAAAACTCAGAAGGcataaaaatcaaagatgaagatTTTGTCATTTCTAATAAATGTAAATGGGTTAAATTCTACTAAAAAACATGAGGTTAAAGTATTCGTATTGTTTACAAAAGACAGCTAAAAGAGCAAactgataaaaatgttaaaaggtaaaaggatgggtaatattaatattcagcagataaaacaaaattaattaatattactttatgtttttaaaattttaaatgaatggtGAAGCTGAatcagtggcacacatctgtaatcccagcaactcagaaggctaaggtgggaggatcacaaatttgcaGCCAGCCTCAGTCATTCTGATGCAGGACAGATAGGGCTggatgtgggagaccaaccttacatgtgactgagtcatactccccggctgggtgctgaggcgctcagtcacagaaatgtggcagagctttccccaccctacTTGGGTTCGAgggtgcatgggtgtgtcttgctacagccccatgggtgaagctaggCTCACCTGTTcgtttgtaatataaccccttgccctgtttaggatagaatcttccatggaagtgccttgtgtgtgtccccttctcttactccgcccttgggtgtggcctacccaggtgtcagtcaactgctgacagtggacatcatgaagatagactcagccccctgaaatctgaccccttgcctcatttaaatagGGGTCGGTGCGtgctcttgctctgtctctctttctgtggacccttaaagtcagaggagccgtcacagcgaccccaaagaaaaaggtatctgtgtctcttgtgtggttatttcgtgtaGCCCAGCCACcccagtttacctggagagagaacagaaacccagcagctGGATTCCCAAGGAACTTTCAAGAAGCAGGCTTAATTATGCTGCAGTGTTCCAGTGGGGCTGCTgccaaaaaaaatctatggaCCCAGAGTCTGGAAATTCTTTGACATTTATACTTAGGGGTTGGTTACATAACAGCGATTCTTTGTTCCATATTCTTAGAttggacagaggtttcacaaATTTCTACCAaggaaaatagaaagggaaagCTTTTACAAAAAAGAGGAAGCTTCAATCCACAATGAGTTCTCTGCAAAAATCCTGTtgatattctttgttttgtttttggtttatcAATCTTGCTTACAAGGAGAGAAACTTGTTATGATTGTGGTAGGCGTCTTCTGGACTGCAttaatttagcaaggtcctcagctatttagtgagatactgtctcaaagaagggctgggatgtagctcagggctaaagcatccctggattcaattcccaatatcaaaacaaaaacaaacaaacagaatacAGCAAAACAATTACACACCTAAggggaaaaatgaaactagatcccttcCTCTTTCTACATGCTAAAATGAATTCTTAGATGATTAAGACAAACCTCTTAAACTTGAAGAAAAAATATGGGAAATTTATCTTTTACACCAAGTACCAAATGAAGAGTATCCTGATTCCAAAGATCTCCGAAAATGTGGCTTATGTGACAGCAAAGGATTTAAGCTGGCTGAAAAGAATCAGAAATTCTGGTGATGTGCAAAATTAGACCAACTAgttgatttttattcttccagAAATAAGCTGAATTTTACTAAATGTTATGCAACAGTTACCAATATTTACATTCCCTATGCTTTTACTGGCAGTTTTGCTTATCTTCTGTAAGCAATCTCATGCACAAAATTTTCCAAGTGACTTACCTCTCTCCTCAATGCCCTAAATTTGATCAACTATCAAGTATAAACACATTAATGATTAGTTATTTCACGTTGTTTGTGAACTTTGGCCTAACTATAAGTTAGCAGACATTCTGCATTACTATATATTTTTGTCATTGCACAGCCATGATATATAGCAACATAACCTCAGATAAACCAGATCAGTAAGTGCTTCTGTACCAACAGCAAGCCTGAATACTTCACAGGTCATAATGTGGTAAGAAAAACAAGCATTGAGAGGAAGAGAGATAGAGAATAAATTTGACAATACTGAAGTTAGGAAGAGCAAAGAGAAACCAAAAATGCACAGAGATACCTGTAATTCCTGTTCATTaagtattgtttaaaaataaatgagagagctgggagtggggggttgctcaggggtaaagtacttgcctaatgtgtgagtcctggggtggggtgagggggtgtggtggtgcttgcctgtaatcccagcaacaccgTAGGCTGAAACAGGacgatcaaaagtttgaggccagacttggcaactcagtacgaccctgtctcaaaataaaaagggctggggatgcagtccagtgcttttctagcatgtgctaggcctgGGTTAATCTGTTTGCTAACCAatcaaataataaatgagaaaagacaaCTCAAGATAAAATGAACAAGACATAGCAGGAAGTTTTATAGAAATACAAACatatagacaaaaaataaatgaagacatgCCATGAACTAGGGAAGGGCAAATTAAGACCGATATAATTCTATATCCAAATAGATAAACTGGTAAAACCCAATATGGTTAGTACGGAAGCTCAAGAGGGTATGGATCAGTGGTAACAAGAGGGTATGGATCAGTGGTAATTCTTACACGTTGTTTTTTTACGGTGTGAACTGGAAAAAAACTAATTCAGAAAACAATTTGGCTATCTTAAAAAGTTGAGCATTGTATACCTTATTGATGCCCAACAAACCCACACAACAAAAGCTTATACTTATGTACCTTAACACAAAAATGTTCAGTTGGGTGTGGTgttgctcacctgtaatcccagcaactcaggaagctgaggcaggagaatcatgagttggaggtcagcctgggcaacttagcaagaccctgtctcaaaaaataaaaagggatgggggatagctcaggggcagaatgcccctaggttcaatccccattactatAAGgggcaaaaatcaaaacaaaaacaaacaaacaaaaaaaacagttcaacagcagcaataacaacaacaacaacaaaaactgcaCATTATGCAAACAAACTTTAGATACAATCAGATAAACAAACTTTGGTATATTAATCCAATGGATCAGTACAATGCCATGAAAATGAATCAATTATTACTATACAAAACCACATGgataaattttggaaatatttatgaaaaaaattattagaaaactaTATTTAACTCATAAATACAATTAAACAATGTTATATGtgacatttataataaaattactctttattaaaaaaatcaatgcaatggttggggatgtggctcaagcggtagcgcgctcgcctggcatgcgtgcggcccgggttcgatcctcagcaccacatacaaacaaagatgttgtgtccgcctaaaactaaaaaataaatattaaaaaaaaaaaaatcaatgcaatatGGCAAAGAGGTATAGGAAGCATGGTATGGAGAAACAAGAAGGCAAATTCAAGTGATTGGTAGTATTCTACATTTTTGGTTCAAagattttaatgttattatacttcataatttatatattctctTTGTTACATTTTCTGCTGataataacaaaataccacagactgcaCAAACTATAatcaggtttattttggctcacagttatGATACAAGGTCAAGAGTCCTTGTAGCTGTTGGAATCCCAAGGTGCTGCAGGTTATTAAGTGGCAAGAGACAGGGAATCAATGTGAGACCCAGCCCAACAGGCTTTTACAGCAAACCCAATCCTGAGAAAACAACTTATTAACCCATTCACCTACTATGGTGCCTCTATATTTAGCCTTTTGAGAATAGCCAGAAtgtttttcaaagcatttttaaatttgttctagttagttatacatgagagcagacgtacacaaatggagcacaacttttcattcctctggttgtacacagtgtagaatcgcaccacatgtgcagtcatacatgcacCTAGAGTAATAAGCTCATCTCACTCCACCATcgttcctgcccccatgcccctcccctttTTCCAAGCATTTGGATCAATCTGCATTTACCACAGGAGTACATTTCCAAGCATTTCGATCAATCTGCATTTATCCTAGACGTGATCGAAAGTTCCAGTTTTAACATTTCTTCACCAAGATTTATCTTTCTCGTATAGCCATCCTAGTGAAATCGGTGTGGGGCCTCAATGTCATTATGATCCgcatttctctgatggctacTGATGTTATTAGCTTTCTGTCTTTGTGGCCAAATACCTcatataaacaacttaaaaggaggaaaggttttattttggctcacagtttcatggCTGTTTGGTGCCATTGTTTTGGGCTGGTACcaaggcagaacatgatggcaggGGGAACTTGGTGGAGCAaagtgctcacctcatggcatccaggaagcaaagacacagacaggaACAGGCTAAGGTCCCAATGTCCTTTTCAAGGGCACATCCAAATGACCTAAATTCCTTCCCCTAAACCCCACCTCCTAagagttccaccacctcccaccagCAGCACAGGCTAAACTTCTAAACTTTGATACAAGTTCATCTTTTTTCATGTTGGTTGTACtttttttggtgtcatatctaaaaaaaaatcactgtttaatCCAAGATCGTgataatttgcccatttttttttataccttctactttttatttttggaaccagaattgaactcaggggcattcaaccactgagccacatccccagccctattttatattttatttagagacagggtctcactgagttgcttagcgcctcaccattgctgaggctggctttgaactcttgttcctcctgtctcagcttcccgagccgcTGGGACTACATGCaggtgccaccacgcccagcctatACTTTTAGCTCTTATGTATAGATCTGTTATGCattttgggttaatttttgtatatggtgtgaggtagtgGTCCACATTCATTCTTTTGCAATGTGAACAGCAAGTTGTTTCAGCACAATTTGGAAAGGGCATTCCTTCCCCAATTGAACTGTTTGGATACTCTTGCACAAAAACAAATTGTCCATAAATGTGCAAGTTTGTTTCTGGATTGTCCTTATACTTACTGGACAGTCTTGGTTTCTGCAGCTGTGTGCTAAGTTTTGAATTCAAGATCTCTGTGTGTTCTCTTAacgttttattctttttagaattgttttatgtTCCCATAAAAAAATTGGGACCAGATTATCATTTTCTGCAAAGATAGGTAGGATTTTTTAGagtggaggtactggggattgaacttatgggcattcaaccactgagccatattcccaaactctattttgtatttagagacagggtctcactgagttgctttgtaccttgccactgctgaggctggctttgaacttccaattctcctgtctcagcctccagagctgctgggattacgggcatacACCACTGGGCCCACAGACAGGTAAGATTTTGGTAAGAATTGTACTGAGGTCAGGTGCgcatctgcaatcccagctactcgggagggtGAGTAGGCAGATGTAATATTAAAGGCCAAACCCAGcaatttctcaaaaagaaaataaaaagggttgaggatgtggctcagttatagagagtttgcttagcatgtttgagtcccaggattcaatcctcagtaacactggaagataaagaacaaagaactatgttaaatttgtaaaacaatttaggagtattatatttttatttcaatt includes these proteins:
- the Atf7ip2 gene encoding activating transcription factor 7-interacting protein 2 isoform X4; translation: MASPDRSKRKILKAKKTMPTSCRKQVEILNKSKNVEALRTAEIGSNVPSGSQNLSTGVLTGKCKHSENVDSSLNSNKNSVFSQKSIVVPKNLVKPVEEIVDSKTRLEHNDEQVVCHYQKPRRTLDSPSRLFIQRAEDSQNTSETHLEYQTKVKGSFFELEENYNLKPICCPPDLLSDVVQNTLNDKRIDKMVSNLEANSNSESLDKRQNDILSPNSHFLPVEKTSCMVNLVNSSSCIADILKTEESSRTCHSSISYCESTDSKWQSLLDTDGNNILFIRKSGFSKLLVNSFPSMDLACELHGHNQKKRTLSENKENVKRMKTSEPINENICVALEKQTAVLEQVRHLIRHEICSINHKLFDKKLKELNERIGKMQCRNKHEATADELFAKITKLQRRIRTVLLSQRKALEPNTLSNNIACQITNSETMNFGRNQESINNPNERVTSVNSESSNPFKKANENINLSPDCVEFVSESNNDDVMLISVESPNLTTPVTSNPTDIRKTASRNFNNSPNATPEVRSVKKKLDFVIDLTKEALSNFNTEIPAPTQESRWKAALNSKEIIPVAENTAELPVS